Genomic segment of Candidatus Binatia bacterium:
GCCTGCCGACTCGTTTGCACCGATGTCATCCAGAGCCTTCTGGAACGCCAGCCGGTCCAGCGATGTGGTCCCATGGGAGAAGAGCCGACCCAGTACCTCGGTGGTGCCTTCTTTCCCTCTGGGCACTTGCAGAAGGGCGTTGTGCCTGACGTGCCCGTACACACTCACCGTGTCGCTGATGGATTCGGGTTGCACGATGAGCTTGAGCCCGTTCCGCAAAGTCGTCACCAGCGGATGCACGGTGGACTCCGGGACCGACAGCCGCCCCAGTGCCTTCTTCGCCCAATCCGGCAGCTCCACCGGTTGAGTCTCCTGCGGCGCGAAGGATTCCTTGCCTCCGAAGCCCTTGGGAGAGGTGGGTACGCCCGACTGTCGCGGCGTCAGGATGGCGACGATGGCGTGGTCCAGATCCAGGTATTTTCGTGCCACTCGGTTGACATCGTCGACGGAAACCCGCTCGATGGCCCGCACGTCGTCTTCGGGGGATTCGCGCCCCTCCACTGCCACCGCCTCCGACCACGCCGTCGCGAGGCCCGATACCGAGTTCTTCTGTTGCTCGGCGTCTGCCCGTTCGTGCCGCTTCGCGGCTTCAACCAGATCCGCAGACACGCCGTTCTTCAATTCGTTGGCGACAATCTTCCGCAACTCCTGCACCAACGCCGGAGCGTCAGCACCCGCGGGAAACCCGGCTGCGGCATAGCCCACACCTGTTTTGGGGAAGGCGTTGGCGGAGAAGCCCGCAAACAGCGCCTTGCCCTCCGGCACCAAAGCGTAGAGGTTGCCCCGCTGGCTGCTCAGCACGTCGGCCAGCACCTGCATGGCGGCGGAGTCCGGGTCGTCGGATCCAGGGATGCGGAAGGAGAGCACCACCATTCCTTGGGGCTGGTCGGTGTCGAGGTTGAGACTCTCGGGTTGCACTGGTTCGAGACGCACCTCGGGCCGCGCCGGAATCTCTTTGGCCGGCAGGTCACCGAACAGCGCCTTGACCTTGGCCAGCGCCTCTTCGGGTTGCACGTCGCCCACGATCACCAGAATGGCGTTGTTCGGCGCGTACCAGGTGTCGTGGAACTGCTTCAACATCGCCCCCGTCGTCTGGTCGAAGGACGGCCGCGTGCCGAGCGCGTCGTGCGCGTAGGGTGTCCCCTTGAACAAGGCTTCGAGAAGCTTGGTGTAGAAAACATACTGCGGATTGGAGAGATCCTGCGCCACCTCCTGGTTGATGGCGCCTCGTTCATTGTCCCAAAGCTTTTCGTCGGCGAGGATGCCTCGCATGCGGAGGGACTCGATCTGCAAGGCGACGTCGAGGTCTTCTGCGGGGACGGTGAAGAAGTACTGGGTGACGGTCTGCTGTGTGTCGGCGTTGAACTGGCCACCCATGGCCGCGCTGATATTCGCCAGTTGGTTGGCTGAGAGGCCGGCACTGCCGCGGAACATCATGTGTTCCTCGGCGTGCGCCATGCCGGGTAAACCTTCCGGCGTTTCGTTCGAACCGGCGCGGTAGTTGATCACCGTGGCGACGACGGGCGCCAGTGTGTCACGCACAATGATGACGCGGAGGCCATTGTCGAGCGTGGCGCGCAAGACATTGTCCGTTTCGCCGGTTGCGTTGGCGACGCCCGACAGGCTTGGCGCACACAGGAGCAGGGCCAGCAGGCCGAAGATGTTTCGGATCTTTCGCAAGACGTACTCCGGGGCTAGAGGTTTCAGGTTTGAGATTTCAGGGTCAATCAGAGTCCCTTGAGGGCCTTCTTTTCTATCCAGCCACGGCGGCCATCGCAACGAGCCACCTCGAGCCAGTTGTCTCGCCTGTCGACCACGCGAACGAGAGAGCCCTCTTTGAGCACGAAGTGCACGGTGCCGTTCTCCGCCGGCTCGAAGCGGGTAGGCGTCTCGCCGCTGCCGACCACGACGGCTTGGCGCTGCCATTTTTCCGTGAGCAGGCGTTGCGCCAGCGAGGTGCTCGTCACGACAACCAAGAGCGCGAGCGTCGTGGCCGTATAGACTAGCCAGCGCGGCCGGCTGGGCCACAGACGGTACGTTGCCAGAGCGATCAGGAGAAGCGTGTAGACCACGCTCGTCGTCCATACCAGCCGGCCGGTGCCGATTCGGTGCGCCAGCGGGAACACCACCGTTTGCCACAGTGCGGGCACGCACGCCTCCGTTCCCGTGAGTGACTGCGCGTACGCGAGGTTGGCTGCCAGGTCGGGGTCGCCCGGGATGAACCGGTGCGCCCGTTGATAATTGAGGATGGCGTTGCCCTTCTCGCCGGCCTTGAAATAGGCGTTGCCCAGGTTGAAGTAGAGGTTGCCGCTCGCCAAGCCGGCTTGCAGAAGTTGCTCGTACTCCTGCGCCGCCGCTTCGTACTGCCCGTCCTTGTAGAGGGCGTTGGCGTGGTAGAAAGTCGTCTGCGGGCTGGACGGCGCCGGCTCAGCCGCGGCCGCTCCGTTTGTCCAGAGGAAGGGGAGGGTGAGCAGAAGAAGCGCGATGAATGGCGCGATGGGGCTCTGGCTCTTGTTCATTGCCGTCCGTTGCCGGTCCTCGCCGCTGCCGTTGGGGCCAGGCCGCGCTGGCGTTCGAGGCGGCGAACGATATCTTGCGCCAGCGACAGGGCGCCACGCATGTCGCCGTTGCTCGAGCTGGGAGCGAAGCGCACTTGCTCGCAGATGATGAAGAGTTCGGAAATGCGCTGGGCGCAGTCTTCCGCAACGTCACGGCGCGCGACCGCATCGGCGTCGATGGCGCCCGGCGGCAGGTCGAGCTTGGCAGCGAGATACTCCTGCATGGTCCGCGACACCGCATCGTAGAAGGCGGCCGGCTGGCCGCTGGCCAACGCCTTCTCGGCGAGCGCGAAGCCATGGCGTGCTTGCTTGCCGGCGCGGCTGAAGCGCGCGTAACGCACGTCACCACTCAAGCGCTGGCGGCGACGGTCGTACCAGACGGCCGCGCCGAACAGCAGGAGCGGCATGGGCTGCCAGAGCAGGAAGGCGAGGTTGCCGTACCAGGGGGCGGAGCGCGGCGACAAGCCGCCCGGGTCGTCCTTGATGTACACGATGTCGCGACCGAGCTTTTCTTCCTGGCCCACACGCGGCGCTACGCCACCGGCAAACACCTCGGAGCGTGGTGCGTTGCGTGGCGGGTGAACCACCAGAGCGATCGG
This window contains:
- a CDS encoding SH3 domain-containing protein: MNKSQSPIAPFIALLLLTLPFLWTNGAAAAEPAPSSPQTTFYHANALYKDGQYEAAAQEYEQLLQAGLASGNLYFNLGNAYFKAGEKGNAILNYQRAHRFIPGDPDLAANLAYAQSLTGTEACVPALWQTVVFPLAHRIGTGRLVWTTSVVYTLLLIALATYRLWPSRPRWLVYTATTLALLVVVTSTSLAQRLLTEKWQRQAVVVGSGETPTRFEPAENGTVHFVLKEGSLVRVVDRRDNWLEVARCDGRRGWIEKKALKGL
- a CDS encoding pitrilysin family protein, which codes for MRKIRNIFGLLALLLCAPSLSGVANATGETDNVLRATLDNGLRVIIVRDTLAPVVATVINYRAGSNETPEGLPGMAHAEEHMMFRGSAGLSANQLANISAAMGGQFNADTQQTVTQYFFTVPAEDLDVALQIESLRMRGILADEKLWDNERGAINQEVAQDLSNPQYVFYTKLLEALFKGTPYAHDALGTRPSFDQTTGAMLKQFHDTWYAPNNAILVIVGDVQPEEALAKVKALFGDLPAKEIPARPEVRLEPVQPESLNLDTDQPQGMVVLSFRIPGSDDPDSAAMQVLADVLSSQRGNLYALVPEGKALFAGFSANAFPKTGVGYAAAGFPAGADAPALVQELRKIVANELKNGVSADLVEAAKRHERADAEQQKNSVSGLATAWSEAVAVEGRESPEDDVRAIERVSVDDVNRVARKYLDLDHAIVAILTPRQSGVPTSPKGFGGKESFAPQETQPVELPDWAKKALGRLSVPESTVHPLVTTLRNGLKLIVQPESISDTVSVYGHVRHNALLQVPRGKEGTTEVLGRLFSHGTTSLDRLAFQKALDDIGANESAGTQFSVQVLSDHFEPAVELLADNELHPALPEHAFTVIRPQLAASVAGRLKSPGYLTGRALSAALFPKNDPTLRQATPATISALKIRDIRSYYEKVLRPDLTTIVVIGHVTPEQARVVIEKYFGNWKAKGPKPNTTLAAVPLNKPSTVAVPDTSRVQDKVTLGETLGLNRFSPDYYALELGNHVLGGAFYATRLYRDLRKDTGLVYSVSSSFHLDETRGLYIAGYACDPPNVSKARAIIVRNLKSMQATPVTEDELRQAQALLLREIPLSESSQDSIAQGLLSRATLDLPLDEPTRAAQRYVKL